A genomic window from Candidatus Thiocaldithrix dubininis includes:
- a CDS encoding S8 family serine peptidase translates to MKQKTLRLNLLITGLGLMASAQTLAVTSAQYADLFANEPLVTQLMVKLPATATNPKGKVMTQASLNSLMAASGLPLSYKRPMATGAHVLKLPYAMTADEAQAYADNLKAQGVVVEAEADRWVMPLASEVNLAVLPDDPAFYANQWGLQNANSGAEGAANLPRAWGISQGSKDITVAVVDTGILNHSSLKNRLVNGDASLAGYDFITSSTQANDGDGRDANPADAGNWVTTAEAQGALNCSPTNSSWHGTHVAGIIGASSNDGVGITGIDWNAKLLNVRVLGKCGGQTSDIVDGVIWAAGGTVPDLPANEHPAQVINMSLGGAGNCPSAMQGAINTAVAKGAVVVVAAGNDLADSANVMPANCKNVISVASVGAEGEKSIYSNYGENVDIAAPGQQIYSTYNMGVTTPTADTYTSMSGTSMAAPHVAGVASLMLAANPNLVDGTIKPEKVAAIIEDNLKASARPMTPQNTSFITYGQGLLDAYRALLAVTLPPVAKAGTDQSVTVSTKVSLDASASQNNGYGTAVLSSYLWEQVDGQKVILGDIDKPQASFTAPSTAGQTLSFKVTVKNDVGLTSSDTVTVTTQAAASSGGGGGGSLNMLALMFFGGLATVRLLQRRNNT, encoded by the coding sequence GTGAAACAAAAAACATTGCGCTTAAACCTGTTAATTACGGGTTTAGGGCTTATGGCGAGTGCCCAAACGCTGGCGGTTACGTCAGCTCAATATGCTGATTTATTTGCAAATGAACCCTTAGTAACTCAATTAATGGTAAAGCTGCCTGCGACAGCGACTAACCCTAAGGGCAAAGTGATGACGCAAGCCAGTTTAAATAGCTTAATGGCCGCAAGTGGCTTACCGCTCAGTTATAAGCGCCCGATGGCGACGGGGGCGCATGTGCTTAAACTGCCCTACGCCATGACCGCAGATGAGGCGCAAGCGTATGCGGATAACTTAAAAGCGCAAGGCGTAGTCGTGGAGGCGGAAGCTGACCGTTGGGTTATGCCATTGGCATCCGAGGTAAACTTAGCTGTATTACCGGACGATCCGGCTTTTTATGCGAATCAGTGGGGCTTGCAGAATGCCAACTCCGGCGCGGAAGGGGCTGCAAATTTACCCAGAGCGTGGGGTATTAGCCAAGGCTCAAAAGATATTACTGTGGCGGTAGTGGATACTGGAATTTTAAATCATAGTAGCTTGAAAAATCGTTTAGTGAATGGCGATGCGAGCTTAGCGGGTTATGACTTTATTACGTCGTCTACTCAAGCCAATGACGGTGATGGGCGGGATGCAAATCCAGCCGATGCGGGTAACTGGGTCACCACCGCAGAAGCACAAGGCGCTTTAAATTGTAGCCCTACAAATAGTTCATGGCATGGTACGCATGTGGCGGGAATCATTGGAGCAAGTTCTAATGATGGTGTGGGCATAACAGGTATTGATTGGAATGCTAAGCTCTTAAATGTACGGGTGTTAGGGAAATGCGGCGGTCAGACTTCTGACATTGTGGATGGTGTTATCTGGGCAGCGGGGGGAACAGTGCCCGATTTACCGGCTAATGAACACCCCGCCCAAGTGATTAATATGAGCTTAGGCGGCGCAGGTAATTGCCCCTCTGCTATGCAAGGTGCGATTAATACCGCTGTAGCCAAAGGTGCGGTAGTCGTGGTGGCAGCGGGTAACGATCTGGCTGATTCTGCTAATGTGATGCCTGCGAATTGTAAGAATGTTATTTCGGTGGCTTCCGTTGGGGCAGAAGGCGAAAAGTCGATTTATAGCAATTATGGCGAAAACGTCGATATTGCTGCGCCCGGACAGCAAATTTATTCCACCTATAATATGGGGGTGACAACACCGACGGCTGATACTTACACCTCCATGAGCGGGACAAGTATGGCAGCGCCGCATGTAGCGGGTGTTGCCTCTTTAATGTTGGCGGCTAATCCGAATTTGGTCGATGGCACGATTAAGCCAGAAAAAGTAGCGGCTATTATTGAAGATAATTTAAAAGCGTCAGCGCGCCCAATGACGCCACAAAATACGTCCTTTATTACATACGGGCAGGGCTTGTTAGATGCCTATCGTGCGCTGTTAGCGGTAACGTTACCGCCCGTTGCAAAAGCAGGTACTGATCAAAGCGTTACTGTAAGTACTAAAGTAAGCTTAGATGCCAGCGCCAGCCAAAACAACGGTTACGGTACAGCCGTGTTAAGTTCCTATCTGTGGGAACAAGTTGACGGGCAAAAAGTTATTTTAGGTGATATAGATAAACCACAAGCCAGTTTTACAGCGCCCTCGACGGCTGGACAAACGCTTAGTTTTAAAGTCACTGTCAAAAATGATGTGGGTTTAACAAGTAGTGATACAGTGACAGTGACTACGCAAGCCGCTGCGTCCAGTGGTGGCGGCGGTGGCGGTAGTTTGAATATGTTGGCGTTAATGTTCTTTGGCGGTTTAGCCACAGTCCGCTTACTTCAACGCCGCAATAATACATAA
- a CDS encoding Smr/MutS family protein — MSAEDFALFRESMQEVLPLKPTNQAQHDTAKPPPIPFKSIEDEQQVIIDMLSDAYDPIEIQPGDMLSYVQPGIQTRIFKKLKSGHYRVASELDLHGLNALQAKQLLLEFIHHAHPGMGECVRIIHGKGNRSNHRGPVIKTKINHWLRQHNRVLAFHSARPVDGGTGAIYVLLRR; from the coding sequence ATGAGTGCTGAAGATTTCGCATTATTCCGTGAATCCATGCAGGAAGTGCTCCCATTAAAGCCAACGAATCAAGCCCAGCATGATACTGCAAAACCGCCGCCAATACCGTTCAAGAGTATAGAAGATGAACAACAAGTGATTATTGATATGTTATCGGATGCCTATGATCCGATAGAAATACAACCGGGAGATATGCTGAGTTATGTTCAACCTGGCATTCAAACCCGCATTTTTAAAAAATTAAAATCCGGGCATTATCGCGTTGCCAGTGAATTAGATTTACACGGTTTGAATGCACTACAAGCCAAGCAACTATTATTGGAATTTATCCACCATGCACACCCGGGCATGGGGGAATGTGTACGAATTATTCACGGTAAAGGCAACCGTTCTAATCATCGCGGACCAGTGATTAAAACCAAGATTAATCACTGGTTGCGCCAACATAATCGCGTATTAGCCTTTCACTCTGCCCGCCCCGTTGACGGCGGTACGGGCGCGATTTATGTATTATTGCGGCGTTGA
- the surE gene encoding 5'/3'-nucleotidase SurE: protein MNILLSNDDGFLAPGINQLRDALLNIANVITVAPDQDSSGVSNALTLRNPLRMTQRGDNFYSINGTPTDCVHMGLGLYAHDPDMVISGINAGENMGDDVLYSGTIAAAMEGRFLGYPAIAVSLAPLTRHQPVSHYATAVEVILKLMPFIKSYPVNSKMILNINVPDVAWQDIQGMQVTRLGKRHRSEPVTRSIDPRGKEIFWIGPAGDAADAGADTDFYAVQQGYVSVTPIHTDLTYYQALNETERWLQHVR, encoded by the coding sequence ATGAATATTCTACTCAGCAATGATGACGGGTTTTTAGCACCGGGAATTAATCAGTTACGCGACGCTTTATTGAACATTGCCAATGTCATAACGGTTGCGCCTGATCAAGATAGCAGCGGTGTTAGTAACGCCTTAACGTTGCGAAATCCACTGCGCATGACGCAGCGGGGCGATAATTTTTATAGCATCAACGGTACTCCGACCGATTGTGTGCATATGGGATTAGGATTATACGCACATGATCCTGATATGGTGATTTCTGGTATCAATGCCGGTGAAAATATGGGCGATGATGTGCTTTACTCTGGCACGATAGCCGCCGCGATGGAAGGGCGTTTTTTGGGTTATCCCGCGATTGCAGTATCGCTTGCACCATTGACACGCCATCAACCCGTATCGCATTATGCTACCGCAGTAGAAGTTATACTAAAATTAATGCCATTTATAAAAAGCTATCCCGTTAATAGTAAAATGATCTTAAATATTAATGTGCCTGATGTTGCATGGCAGGATATTCAAGGTATGCAAGTCACCCGTTTAGGCAAACGCCATCGTTCAGAACCCGTTACCCGTTCGATTGACCCGCGTGGTAAAGAAATTTTCTGGATTGGACCTGCGGGAGATGCGGCTGATGCAGGCGCGGACACAGATTTTTATGCTGTTCAGCAAGGTTATGTGTCGGTTACCCCGATTCATACAGACCTAACTTATTATCAAGCCTTAAATGAAACCGAGCGTTGGTTACAACATGTTAGATAG
- a CDS encoding protein-L-isoaspartate(D-aspartate) O-methyltransferase yields MLDRQGIGMTSQRTRNRLVTRLYQAGIKNEAVLKVMAHTPRHLFVEEALASRAYEDTALPIGYGQTISHPYTVARMTELLLDTQPVPQKVLEVGTGSGYQAAVLAGLVQEVYSVERIAALHERSKQLLKALDYANIYAYLADGSWGLAAKAPFDAIIVTAAPDEVPQSLLEQLSIGGHLIIPVGQQQQVLQVIKRLDQDHYQTSEQAFVYFVPLVQDKPR; encoded by the coding sequence ATGTTAGATAGACAGGGCATTGGTATGACCTCACAACGGACTCGCAATCGTTTGGTGACCCGTTTATATCAAGCGGGTATTAAGAATGAGGCGGTGTTAAAAGTGATGGCACATACGCCTCGGCATTTATTTGTGGAGGAAGCCTTAGCCAGTCGTGCCTATGAAGATACTGCTTTACCGATTGGTTACGGGCAAACCATTTCTCACCCTTATACGGTGGCGCGTATGACTGAACTATTGTTGGATACGCAGCCTGTTCCTCAAAAAGTCTTAGAAGTAGGTACTGGCTCAGGTTATCAAGCAGCGGTATTAGCTGGGTTAGTACAAGAAGTGTATAGTGTGGAGCGTATTGCCGCTTTACATGAACGTAGTAAGCAATTACTCAAAGCCTTAGATTATGCCAATATTTACGCCTATTTAGCGGATGGTAGTTGGGGGTTAGCGGCGAAAGCGCCATTTGATGCCATTATTGTAACGGCTGCGCCCGATGAAGTTCCGCAAAGTTTATTAGAACAATTAAGTATTGGCGGGCATTTGATTATTCCAGTGGGGCAGCAGCAGCAAGTCTTACAAGTGATTAAGCGCTTGGATCAAGATCATTATCAAACCAGTGAGCAAGCATTCGTCTATTTTGTGCCCTTAGTGCAGGACAAACCGCGTTAA
- a CDS encoding LysM peptidoglycan-binding domain-containing protein, giving the protein MVKQFKLAATASVVAVALTACAPNPYWQNGNYNRGGGSAAVNRNAVTHTHCGKTHAHVLPPQGLAHHHGDGCMAGSASAARPYTAPNTYRPPANTYQPNYQTQYQGAAANTGATTYGYTDYSGGAAASTGGSSTYYDYSKPKAPSSSSNASASYGASSGGSSYYDYTAPNTSGSSSGYYDYSGSSSSTKPSYGSSSSTSVNSNYTGGGTYTVQKGDTVFQVMRNTGVYWKDIIRLNSLQAPDYKLSPGQQLRLK; this is encoded by the coding sequence ATGGTCAAACAATTTAAATTGGCAGCGACTGCTTCGGTAGTGGCTGTAGCGCTGACTGCGTGCGCGCCGAATCCTTATTGGCAAAACGGTAACTATAATCGAGGCGGTGGTAGTGCAGCAGTCAATCGTAATGCAGTGACCCATACCCATTGTGGTAAGACCCATGCACATGTGTTACCACCACAAGGTCTAGCCCATCATCACGGTGATGGTTGTATGGCGGGTAGCGCCAGTGCGGCACGCCCTTATACTGCGCCTAATACTTATCGTCCTCCAGCCAATACGTATCAGCCAAATTATCAGACGCAATATCAAGGTGCGGCGGCTAATACAGGTGCAACCACTTATGGTTATACCGATTATAGCGGCGGTGCAGCGGCGAGTACGGGTGGTTCAAGCACCTATTACGATTATAGTAAACCTAAGGCACCAAGTAGCAGCAGCAATGCGAGTGCAAGCTATGGTGCAAGTAGTGGCGGTTCAAGTTACTACGATTACACTGCACCAAATACGTCAGGTAGCAGTAGCGGCTATTATGATTACAGCGGTAGTTCCAGCAGTACAAAACCTAGCTATGGTAGTAGCTCAAGTACTTCAGTTAATAGTAATTACACAGGCGGCGGTACTTATACCGTACAAAAAGGCGATACTGTTTTCCAAGTAATGCGCAATACTGGCGTTTACTGGAAAGATATTATTCGTTTAAATAGTCTACAAGCACCGGATTATAAATTATCACCCGGTCAGCAATTACGTCTGAAATAG
- a CDS encoding TlpA disulfide reductase family protein — protein MMNLVKRTIAISALIFASMATTANAAQSPNFSFKDINGRSHQFAEYRGKWVVVNYWATYCGPCVAELPALNTIAKRFRNEAVVLGIEAGETPTDKLRQFVAQKGLSYTVAPTQDSAMYGMGLIYGVPTTFIVNPQGKVVKTHMGAISAAQLQRYIRSDKKDNNVADKCKNNRNEETC, from the coding sequence ATGATGAACTTAGTGAAACGTACCATTGCTATTAGTGCGCTTATTTTTGCATCAATGGCTACTACAGCTAATGCCGCACAATCGCCAAATTTCTCATTCAAAGATATTAATGGTCGTAGTCATCAATTCGCTGAATATCGGGGTAAATGGGTAGTAGTAAACTACTGGGCAACTTATTGTGGCCCTTGTGTAGCCGAGCTACCTGCATTAAATACGATTGCCAAACGCTTCCGTAACGAAGCGGTTGTTTTGGGAATTGAAGCAGGTGAGACCCCGACCGACAAATTACGTCAATTTGTGGCGCAAAAAGGTTTAAGTTATACCGTTGCCCCCACACAAGATAGCGCTATGTATGGCATGGGCTTAATTTACGGCGTTCCCACCACTTTCATTGTGAATCCACAAGGTAAAGTTGTAAAAACGCATATGGGCGCGATTTCTGCCGCACAATTACAGCGTTATATTCGCAGCGATAAAAAAGATAATAACGTTGCTGATAAGTGTAAAAACAATCGCAACGAGGAAACCTGCTAA
- a CDS encoding IPTL-CTERM sorting domain-containing protein encodes MKKKLSQAVSQGLILLALVNASQTATASVTGNIQYKVTWDKTDSRYHVFMLPSATPSPDLSMTGQVTLLVPHGTGTDKFVVDESDIRSTNKNPWILSSTVAAPSENPTKDYLSFTFNLNDIKAFKFQENTEQEVFSFKNTGPCIGSVELINNLTDPFNQPPEAPKNSKNTNPGNAFANAGFGSNNDNDYGGNYGSVASCEITTVNSKPIATKDNVTATGTDALTIDVLMNDSDIDNDTLAIKSFTQGALGKVTQAGTKLIYTPDASVDDIDTFTYTVEDGKGGEATAEVTVTLKKPAPVNNNPVAYADTATITAGSSVTIDVLKNDTDADNDTLTIDSVTQGGKGGVVAIANNQITYTPPSSTYTGTDSFTYIVKDGKGGTNTTSVTINVQAPNPTNQDPVPVADNITAAAGVAYNFNPVANDIDPDGDTLSIQSVTQGAHGTVSINGSSVSYTADTSYKGADSFTYTVSDGKGGTAVGKVDVTVILATINEKPIAVNDTATTTFNKPVLIDVLQNDRDPDGDKLTLEFSQGKNGGEVTINSQNILIYTPKTNYSGEDSFTYTITDGKGGSATATVTINVSGGTTTLTALPDSFTVDNNVTTVLDVVANDTIPAAKVATLTIIDAPKQGTASVKAGKIEYIPTKDFIGSDSFTYQVTLDDGSTSQASVTLSIRAVDLTLDTDKDGLTDSDELMLGTDPKKTDTDGDGIDDKTEIGSNLSKPLNTDGDTLINALDSDDDGDGVLTKDELGDLNKNGIPDYLEKLALSSPDMFKPVPTLSEWAQILLALLMAFVGLRYQRNTRKD; translated from the coding sequence ATGAAAAAAAAACTCAGTCAGGCAGTTTCTCAAGGGCTTATTCTGCTGGCACTAGTAAATGCTAGCCAAACCGCTACTGCCAGTGTGACCGGCAATATCCAGTATAAAGTTACTTGGGATAAAACCGACTCGCGGTATCATGTGTTTATGCTTCCCAGCGCCACACCCTCACCCGATTTAAGTATGACTGGGCAAGTTACCTTACTTGTGCCACATGGGACGGGAACAGATAAATTTGTGGTAGACGAAAGCGATATTCGCTCTACTAATAAAAACCCGTGGATTTTAAGCTCAACTGTGGCTGCGCCGTCTGAAAATCCCACCAAGGACTATTTATCTTTTACCTTTAATCTGAATGATATTAAAGCTTTCAAATTTCAAGAAAACACCGAACAGGAAGTATTTAGTTTTAAAAATACTGGGCCTTGTATAGGCAGTGTAGAGCTGATTAATAATCTGACCGATCCCTTTAACCAACCACCTGAAGCACCAAAAAACTCGAAAAATACCAACCCTGGTAATGCCTTTGCCAATGCGGGCTTTGGTTCAAATAATGACAATGATTATGGTGGCAACTACGGTAGTGTAGCCAGTTGTGAAATTACCACCGTCAACAGTAAACCAATTGCGACCAAAGATAATGTTACTGCAACAGGCACAGACGCATTAACCATTGATGTGTTAATGAATGACTCGGATATTGATAATGATACGCTGGCTATTAAAAGCTTTACCCAAGGTGCATTAGGCAAAGTAACGCAAGCAGGCACAAAACTGATTTACACGCCCGATGCCAGTGTCGATGATATTGATACTTTTACGTATACAGTTGAAGATGGCAAAGGTGGGGAAGCCACTGCTGAAGTTACCGTTACCTTAAAGAAACCTGCACCAGTCAATAACAATCCAGTGGCTTATGCCGATACGGCAACGATTACGGCTGGTTCATCGGTAACTATTGACGTTTTAAAAAATGATACTGATGCCGATAACGATACCTTAACTATTGATAGCGTGACGCAAGGTGGCAAAGGCGGTGTGGTTGCCATTGCCAATAATCAAATTACCTATACACCACCTAGCAGCACTTACACAGGTACAGACAGCTTCACTTATATTGTAAAAGACGGTAAAGGCGGCACGAATACCACCTCGGTTACGATTAATGTGCAAGCACCTAACCCCACTAATCAAGATCCTGTACCCGTTGCGGATAATATTACGGCCGCAGCAGGGGTTGCATACAACTTTAACCCAGTTGCCAATGACATCGACCCAGACGGTGATACCTTAAGTATTCAAAGTGTAACTCAAGGTGCACACGGCACGGTTAGCATTAATGGCAGCAGCGTCAGTTATACGGCTGATACCAGCTATAAGGGCGCGGATAGTTTTACTTATACAGTGAGTGATGGTAAAGGCGGCACAGCCGTTGGTAAGGTTGATGTAACGGTTATTTTAGCCACTATCAATGAAAAACCGATTGCCGTAAACGATACCGCAACCACTACCTTTAATAAGCCTGTCTTGATTGACGTATTGCAAAACGATAGAGACCCAGACGGCGACAAATTAACCTTAGAATTTAGTCAAGGTAAAAACGGGGGTGAAGTTACCATTAACTCCCAAAACATTTTAATTTATACCCCAAAAACCAATTATTCGGGCGAAGATAGTTTCACTTATACCATTACCGATGGCAAAGGTGGTTCAGCAACAGCCACTGTTACGATTAATGTCAGCGGTGGTACGACGACCCTAACCGCCTTACCTGATAGCTTTACGGTAGATAACAATGTCACAACCGTATTGGATGTGGTAGCTAACGATACGATTCCGGCCGCCAAAGTAGCCACGTTAACTATTATTGACGCACCTAAACAGGGTACGGCTAGCGTTAAAGCAGGCAAAATTGAATACATTCCTACCAAAGATTTTATAGGGTCTGATAGCTTTACTTATCAAGTAACGTTAGATGATGGCTCGACTAGTCAAGCGAGTGTCACCCTTTCAATCCGAGCGGTTGATCTTACTCTAGATACAGATAAGGACGGCTTAACCGATAGTGACGAATTAATGTTAGGCACTGATCCGAAAAAAACCGACACCGACGGTGATGGAATTGATGATAAAACAGAAATCGGCAGTAACTTATCCAAACCTTTAAATACGGATGGCGATACCTTAATTAATGCCTTAGATAGCGATGATGATGGTGATGGTGTCTTAACGAAAGACGAGCTGGGCGATCTTAATAAAAACGGCATTCCAGATTACTTAGAGAAACTCGCTTTAAGTAGTCCTGATATGTTTAAACCTGTACCTACTTTATCAGAATGGGCACAAATTCTATTAGCCTTATTAATGGCTTTTGTGGGTTTACGCTACCAGCGTAACACAAGAAAAGATTAA
- a CDS encoding cadherin produces MKINKKYTIGLFLCTALSMAFTLPSQAAAKKAAATEAKAENPSAQLEYKLGLAEDGKTYQLWMKSLSTPKPDMSLTGQVTLKVPHDASFQVANLKSNIEGVTWVEASRVDAPKEDAQADYISFSFVGLQGASSRNYGWEKDKEQVIFSFENKTGCVSGAAVMANDDAFNAMPNSANTNPGNQFTNLGWGSVNENHYKGNYGEAIKCPK; encoded by the coding sequence ATGAAAATTAATAAAAAATACACAATCGGCTTATTCCTGTGCACGGCTTTAAGCATGGCATTTACACTACCAAGCCAAGCAGCCGCTAAGAAAGCGGCAGCAACCGAAGCTAAAGCCGAAAATCCAAGCGCACAGTTAGAATACAAATTGGGCTTAGCAGAAGACGGTAAAACTTATCAATTATGGATGAAGTCTTTAAGTACCCCCAAACCTGATATGAGTCTCACCGGTCAAGTTACGCTTAAAGTACCGCATGATGCTAGCTTTCAAGTGGCTAATTTAAAAAGCAATATCGAAGGGGTGACTTGGGTAGAAGCATCTCGTGTAGATGCACCGAAAGAAGACGCACAAGCCGATTATATTTCATTCTCATTTGTTGGCTTACAAGGCGCAAGCTCACGCAATTACGGTTGGGAAAAAGATAAAGAACAAGTCATTTTTAGCTTTGAAAATAAAACAGGCTGCGTTTCTGGTGCGGCAGTCATGGCAAATGATGATGCCTTTAATGCTATGCCGAACTCCGCTAATACCAATCCGGGCAATCAATTTACCAATTTAGGCTGGGGTTCAGTTAATGAAAACCACTATAAAGGTAACTATGGCGAAGCCATCAAATGCCCTAAATAG
- the ispG gene encoding flavodoxin-dependent (E)-4-hydroxy-3-methylbut-2-enyl-diphosphate synthase: MQTHNIIKRHPTVAVKIGAVTVGGNAPVVVQSMTNTDTADAVKTAIQCAELARAGSELVRITVNSLEAAQAVPEIRTRLDNMGCSVPLIGDFHFNGHKLLTAVPECAEALAKYRINPGNVGRGKKRDEQFAQMIEFACRYDKPVRIGVNWGSLDQELLARKLDENNQLTQPLELYDVMHEALLESALSSAAKAEEYGLAHDHIILSCKLSEVQGLIRAYGDLAKRCDYPLHLGLTEAGMGSKGIVYSTAALSVLLQQGIGDTIRISLTPEPHAKREKEVIVAQEILQALGLRSFTPQVIACPGCGRTSSDYFQRLAEQIQNWLRAQMPVWRDQYTGVESMSVAVMGCVVNGPGESKHANIGISLPGSGETPVAPVYEDGQKTVTLKGEQIAEEFQALVEAYVQRTYAKW; the protein is encoded by the coding sequence ATGCAAACTCACAACATTATAAAACGCCATCCAACAGTTGCAGTAAAAATTGGGGCAGTGACAGTTGGCGGCAATGCGCCTGTCGTCGTGCAATCTATGACTAATACCGATACTGCCGACGCAGTTAAAACCGCGATTCAATGCGCAGAACTAGCGCGTGCCGGTTCAGAATTAGTTCGGATTACCGTGAATAGTTTGGAAGCGGCACAAGCTGTACCAGAGATTCGGACTCGCTTGGATAATATGGGTTGTTCCGTGCCGTTGATTGGCGATTTTCATTTTAATGGGCATAAGTTACTAACGGCTGTACCGGAATGCGCCGAAGCCTTAGCCAAATACCGTATTAATCCGGGTAATGTGGGGCGTGGCAAAAAGCGCGATGAACAATTTGCACAAATGATTGAATTTGCCTGTCGTTATGATAAACCCGTGCGAATTGGTGTGAACTGGGGATCATTGGATCAAGAATTATTAGCCCGTAAGCTGGATGAAAATAACCAATTAACCCAACCCTTAGAATTGTATGATGTGATGCACGAAGCGTTGTTGGAATCGGCGTTAAGCAGTGCTGCCAAAGCCGAAGAATACGGTTTAGCACATGATCATATTATCTTGTCCTGCAAACTGAGCGAAGTGCAGGGCTTGATTCGTGCTTATGGGGATTTAGCGAAGCGTTGTGATTACCCTTTGCATTTGGGTTTGACCGAAGCGGGTATGGGAAGTAAAGGCATTGTGTATTCAACAGCCGCATTATCAGTGTTATTACAGCAAGGTATTGGCGACACGATTCGCATTTCTTTAACACCCGAACCACACGCCAAACGTGAAAAAGAAGTAATTGTGGCGCAGGAAATCTTACAAGCCTTGGGCTTACGTTCTTTTACGCCGCAAGTGATTGCCTGTCCCGGTTGTGGGCGTACCTCCAGCGATTATTTTCAACGCTTAGCCGAGCAGATTCAAAATTGGCTGCGTGCGCAAATGCCCGTGTGGCGCGATCAATATACCGGGGTGGAAAGCATGTCAGTAGCGGTTATGGGGTGCGTGGTGAATGGCCCGGGTGAAAGTAAACACGCCAATATTGGTATTAGTTTACCCGGTAGTGGCGAAACGCCGGTTGCCCCCGTGTATGAGGACGGACAAAAAACCGTAACACTGAAAGGCGAACAGATTGCAGAAGAATTCCAAGCGTTGGTCGAGGCTTATGTGCAGCGGACTTATGCTAAGTGGTAA